taagagtgatttttttttccagttaaagataaaatatggtTGTCACAGTTCAACTGTTTAACTCCCCCTTATGATCGCCCCTGACTAaagctaaaatgtttttctattttgaagTAGGCTACCACTttgtaagattaaaaaaaaatctaccaccaaaagtgaactttttttcaaataaatatatctgaatatgtgaatatttttatcatcACAACCTAAAGTCTTTTTATCCACAGAGGAGGCGGGTCCTTCTCTAGGGGATTTGGCCATGCTATTATGCCATGCCTCTACAGCAGCCAACAAAGGACAAACCTCATACTGAGTGAAACTGGATGCTTCACTGATGAGGTGGAATTAAAACCATGCAGGTTCTTCACCCGGCCGCCTACCCACCCCCCCACGCTCTCTCTCCATCCCTTGCATCAGATAATAAGCCAGATTACTGAAACGCAGTGCAAACCCCCTGCTCTTTTTAACACGCTTCCCTCCTGCCATCGATAAAGAGATTAGAACAGAGCAGATTAAAAAGATGGTCATGGGATAATCCTGTGTTACTTTTTACACAGAACCCTAAATCTGCCAGGTCATCAGATGACACTGCTGAGGGGCCAAGCCAATGTCACTATTGATTTGGCTAAGACGGTAGTTTATGCAACGTAATTATACTTAGCCCACAACAACCATTTTAATGGCTAATCATGAGCATTTTAGATTGCATTATACTTAGCAATAAGAATAGAACAGTTCAGGGGTTTGGGGACATAATTGTTTGTAATAAACCagctaaatatatatatatattacatcAGAACATATGGATAGTTTGGTTTACCCTTtaatttccatcatttttctttatctatCATCAATTAAGCCATTTATTTGGGTTTAAAAACCTAGTTTAAGCAGTCACTTTTATCCCCATTGTCAACTGTCAcatggtttttgttttgcattatcAACTGTTCATTTTCTAATCTATATGAAATTGAAATTACTGATTTATTGAAAATGATGGGTTTGATAAGGTTAATACTAAGATAAAgttagaaaataataaaattcagAAATAAGACACTTCAgaatagtgaaaataaaaaaaaacaactgaaaaaaataaatttgttacttaaagtccctgtaaagtgataaaagaaTCTTTagtttaggtttgttgtattaCAGGCCACCGTGTTATggaccaccaggccaaatttcagtcataaaaaacatctctgagtttatcaaataaagcttcaaaatcatgaaaaatgaggcagtaaaatctgctctaggatggtgtggacgtgtcagttgaatgagctgaagccacacccactcacaagaaacaTGATCAGcttagattaaaacaaaaagaagcttCTGATCAGTgctcagctgcctggctctgtgtcagaacagagagacagaagttggggatttactgttttctggtacaaatctctctgttatgatacgtttaaagtgtaaataaaccCCCAggtcagagctaactccgcccacttcagacttggTACTGAGTAGtgtggtactgagaggagggaggggaagggTTTTCCCAATGAagcgggagtgacagtgatgttcctttgccagaaagtgacacagagtcccgcaGCATTGCTGCCCCAAAGCGATCTTTTTAGGTGGAGGATTTtccccctccagagtcccctgaagcaggccaTAGTATCACAGTCCAGTCAGATACTTAAAAGAGCACAAgtcacaaaaaagccacatgAGGCCCAAGAGCCATGCATAGGTATCACTACTGTAATAGTGTATATGCTAAAACCCAAACGGGCCTACACTCGTCACATCTACTTCTGAAGCACTgaattgtttatattttttgtcagaTGACCTTCTAAGATAAGAATAATTCTAGCTACCTACTTACCTGTAAGCATTTGTTTAAAATCCCAAGCTAAACATTAGACCTGTGTGTAAATGACACCAGTCAATTAGGATTGTTTTAAGGCTTGTGCAGTAATTAATGTCAGAGTTTACCAGTAGTTTAGATATGGGCACTATAATTAGCTTACAATCTATTTGCCCTGTCTTTAGCTTTATTAGACCAATGAGAAAGCTGGCAAACAGAGATAACACCTGCTATCATGCCAAGAGATGATGTCATTTACTCCAGATCGGCACATTTCCCAATCACAGAGGTGCTGCTgataaacatgacatttttaccCATCAAAACCAGCTCTAATGGCCGCTACGATCATTATTAGATACGGAAAGCTTAGGTAGACTTTCTGGACAGGTAGagctgtcattattaggtgataAAAAACCTCTGATTTTAGTGTAGGTCCGTCTGTAGACGTATGCACCAGTGACCTCAACTCGCGGTTGCAGCAGTTATGTAGGTCACTGTGCTTCCCTGACGGTCTGACGGTCACATCCGGGTCTTTACCGCCATCTAGCGGTAGAAAGGCGCAATGCAGTCCgataacacaaaacatgaatttttgTGTTGAAACGGGAATTAATCGCTTTAAAGTATATTTGAGTAGCGCCAATCTGTTTTACCTAATCACCAGAAATGAGTCATCTCATTTCAATATAAacattgacattttacacatcGTGTAGTATTAATTTGGGTACTGAACGCCATTTATTCAaagaaaactgatttattttttgcttttcatgTGGCTATTTAGCTGATGATAATAAAATCTCTAGTGGTTTCCATACAAGCTCCATTTTCAggtgtacagtgcctataaaaagtaaacaACCCCTTAGATTTTCTAcctatttattgattttacagtCAATAAGTCAgcataattaggctttttttaaacaaaaaataaccactacaaaacctctttaatgtcaaagcaaaaacagattttattttcaaaataatactAATTTAACAAAACGATGTAAGGTAAATTAGGTGACTGCATAATTATTCATCCCCTCTAAAGTGACTAACCtaagaggtccagccagttggtacTTGtaatctcacaattagtgaaatagggatcatcTGAGCATAATGAATGTGTCTAAAATGATTGCAGTAtcaagacacctgtgtctggaaggtccagtcactggtcaaGAGAAGAACTGCccaagcaattcagagaaaaggtaacTGAAAAGCGTAAGTGAGGGGATGGATataagcactgaacatcccccagagttctgttaaataaatcaagaaatggaagtaaTATggcgcatgtgtaaatctgtctagatcggGCCATCCTCAAAGAGTGGCTGTGCAAGAGACTTGTGACAGAAGCCACcatgacacctatgactactagatgagagagactctgttGCCATGGTTCTTCACCAggcaaagctttatgggagagtggcaaagagaaagccactgagGAAGAAAACTCATTGAATCTCgactggagttcaccaaaaggcacgtggaagactccatggtcaagtggaattAAGTTcattggtctgatgagacaaacaTGTTGCCTTTTGGCTATGTTTGGTgtacatcaaacactgcacattaccGTAAACATATcatcaccactgtgaagcatggtgatggcagcatcatgctgtggggatgcttctcagcagccagctcttgaatgcttgtaaaggtaaagggtaaaatgaatgcagcaaaatgttgGAATACGCCTAAAACTGTAGCTAAGAACTACTTCGGACTATTTAAAAACAGCGCAGAGCAGTGTCTTGTATCAGTAAATCAAGCACAATAAAGCTTCAGTTCCTCCTTTAAGCCTGAATCACCCCATTCATTACCTGAAATAGGAGTTTACTTTCAGTAACTGGCtttgtaaaaaagaaacttAAGACAGGTTGGAACAGTTGAGGGTCTTTTCATCACttcatttatttacaaaaatcagaaaaacatggttacagtgaaaaaataaccaaaacaaaacattgagtcaaacaaaggaaaacatgTCAAGAGACACGCCGCTAAAGATTCTtctattcatattttttaagagGAACAAAGACGTGCTTATTGTTACTGGTCTTACAGATGATTGGTGTCTGTCTGCATCCTGTGAAGTAAAAAATGGAGCAGAGCGCTTTCATTTCCTGTTGTGGCTCATCCTCTGGCTGACTTTTGTCACCAAGTTTCTTCTCTAAAATTTGAACTCCTTGTATTTCTTGGCGCCGCCTCGTGTGTCCTGTGGCTGGgccttcctctttttttgctgtGACGAAGTAGAGAAAGTAGGGCAAAAATGCAGTTATTATTCAAATGTCACTACAAAGAAAAACTAATAAACATCTTGttagctatttttatgcaaTGTTGACTTGCAATTTTTAAGTAACTTCATCTGTAGCTCTTTAAGTATTTCTTTCTCATGTCTAGTGCTAAAACAAAACTGGTTCTCTGTACCTTCTGTTTGGCAGCATGCTCTGCCACCATGTCGCTGAAGTCCTCTTTCTCCACCTGGGCTTGCTGCTCCCTCACGTGCTCCTCATACTTCTGCGTCATGGCCATGGGGTCCAGCTCCAGCTCCTCAGGGGCCAGGGCCACCTCCACACCCTGCGACTCCTGCCCTCCACCTGTCTTACGACCTACCATGGCCTAAAGTCAGCAGAGAGGGGATAAAAGGATTGAACATATGACAGAaaacagcaggatttttttttaatttgggtgCTCAAACCAAGCCGCCTTACCCCTGAGACGTCGTAGATGTGGGTTGAAGCCATCATGGCGGCTCCTACAGGGCCAGTTCTTCTCTCAGGTAGCACTGTAAACAGCTGGGGTGTCTCATTTctataacaacaacaaagaatcaaaatgagacatttttaaaaatactggtcattatttaaaacaaataacatgtTTACACACCAGAACAATAGCTGTAAATTGTTTAAAGTTGCAGAACACAaggttaaaaagacattttttctaCAATGTGGAGCAGTAAAATGCAAATACTGGCATTTATGAAGTATCTAAAAAATGCCACATTAATCCCAAGTCAATTATAATAAAGCATCATTAGTATAAAGAAGATCTATAAGACGCACCTTCTAAAGAGTAAGGTTTCCTACTAATGTGTGATAAATTTTCAAAATAGGACCCTGTACTTGGGTACATTCTGATGATAAGAGGGCGAACACCCACCCGTCCATGGCCTCCTCGATTTTCTTCTTCCTCAGCTCGATCAGCTCTGGCGTCTCCATGCCTGCGGGTACCGAGGAGAATCCTCCAGGGGTGATCAGCCCgctaaaacacaaataacatcAGATAAAGAATTAAGACATCTCCCATACATGCATGAATCTAACTgccatttcagactgggtgtgtgCCAGCTGCGTGACAGTTGCAGTGCTAGTCAGATATGGCTCGTTCTGTCACAGCAAATGGGCACTTGAATGTTGTCTGTGCTGCAATAAAGCTCTCAACAAGTGACTCAATTCACTGTTGAAGTAGGACAGGAAAATTCAGAATAAGagcattctgtacaaacaaAGTTAGTTTCACCAGAAAAAGGCATACTTTGCAAAGCAGCGCAGAAcccttattgtttttttttttcctgtgacatattctacctaTGTTGACCCACATATCTGCTAAAGCCAGTTTAATACGGctctttgtcatttttctgtctgttttgaaTACGATGCACGTAGCAAAACAGGCAAGCCCTCTACTCTTTAGCGGAGCATGAAGCGTGAACATCATCCACGTGAGATGGGGCGCTGAAGCTGTCTGAAGCCTTGACATGCTAAcactaaaatgaaaatcaagctgcCACGCACCAAGTCTGCAAACAGCTGTTCAGTACTTGATCAAAATTTGGACACCACGTACCTGTCGGCAGGTGTGAAGAATCCAGTTTCGTCTGGTTTCTCCTCGtcgctctcctcctcctcctcttcttctgatGACTCTTCATCTGAAGGCTCCAGTTCTCCCCAGGGTGTGTGGTCCACCTCTTCTTCCTCCACTTTGGCCTGATTGAAACAAAgacaaacttgtttttttaaaatctacaaTCAATGTTAAAGACCCATTACAAGtttgaaaacagtttgaaacaAACAGCGGGGCTAAGATGGAGGAAAAACAATCCTGTTAACATAGATGACTGAGACCAGACTGGCCGACCTGTACGCTCTCAGTCTTAATGGATGATTCAGCAGGAAAAAAGTTAGCTCAATAACTATGACAATAATACAAACACAGATGACCCATAAAGGGTtccatctgttttgttttgtttatgatAAAGCATCAGTTTACATGCTGAAAGAGTTAGTgtacaaaagaacccagaactcCTAATACCTTCCCAGCTTGTGGGTATCAGTGATAGCTCAAAGCTGATATTCTACCTTACAACAGCTGCTACTAACAGTCAATAAAAAGGACTATTACCCTTCTATTCTGGCTCCCAGAAATGCAAACAGATGACAGTTCTTTTTAGATGATTGCTGCTGCCTGCTGCCCTATAACCACAATTTATTTCCAGTTTAGCCTCCAGCTGAAGTAGGCTATTACCCCAACTCCAATTAAAATAGCCTAGTGTGTCCTCTGAGAATATGAAGCTGTTGAATCTTTACCTGGAAGTCTGCAGCATTCGTCCCGAACACGTCACCATACAGAGGTTTGCCCATTTCATCTACTGGCGGTTTGCCCCAGCCTCCTGCGTGATAACCAAATGTGCAGTTCtgacagagaaacacaaaatcaaatcagaaaaaaatccacagatttttaaataaatgggGAAAATAACCGCTATAGTAAACAGCAGCTGCCTCACCTCTGGGATAGGGGAGTTGAGTCCGGGGATCTTGAGGTTGGGATAGGAGGGAGGGGGGCCGTACCTCTGCATGGCGATCAACCATGGAGGAGGGACTTTGTGAGCATTCTGGGGAAGAAGAAGATTTATACTTTATAATCCAAAATGTAAGTTGCACTTAAATATGAGACATTAATTCCTGtaaatgcaggattatgacCAAATAAGGGGAAAagttgtcaaaaagcagcagacaAGCCTAGTCCATGTCCCCATGCATGTCACTGGCGGTACACAATGAATGACGGTAATGCTCTCATCTCTTTTTATACTGGTATATAGAACAGAACCCACATTTTACATGAAGAAATGAGCAAATATGTCTGATACACAGATTTTACAGCAGGAGCTGGAATCTTTTGTGAGATGTTGAGTTTCAAATGGATTGGAAAATCTTTGTCCCTGAGGGAAAATTTGGTTGGCAACATAGGTCCACCCACACATGTGTAGGAGTCCAAGCGTTGTTTTTAGCCGAGGAtatgttaaaaaatgcaaaacaactGTCATCATCTCAGTTATTTTTAAGGATTtctactttaaaatgtttacttAAAGACAAAAGACAGGATAGTTAGTAGAACTGACTCACAAACAatggaaaaacaacacaataatgaATGTAGACAGTAACTTTACAGGTCTATAAGCATATTTCTGACACAACTGGAccccatacatacatacagtagGTTTTTTGCCCTTTGTGGTAACAGGATTATATCAGGTATTACCGAATTGTAAAGATAATgtatttaaattcatatttgGAGGTAAACAAGCCTGTGATGGCAGAACAAAGTCACATCTGAGAATAAGATCACAGAAAAGATTTTAGAAGGGTTTCTGTGGTCACTTGTGCAGAACTGAACCTGTAATTTTAAGTTTCAGACTTTTGCTGAGCTTCTACTGGAAATGCCATATTTCCTGGTGTtggctttcacaataaaagcacccaGGCAAAACAACTATGGACCTTTAATGTGAAGGACATGTTGATGGTAACATGTTTATCACTTACGTAAGCTTTAGCATCTGTATCAGCGAGTTAACTCTAATACagagtttacagctgcttctctgtcATTTATCACCACAGCTTGCTTCTTCAAACTATCATTCATCTAAGAGAAGCATATCTTCagtttaaacacacctttaaacagttgaTTGAGCAGTTGTAATACTAGTTGCTGCAGCAAACCAGTGAAGACAATGTTGAAAAAATCCACACCATGGCAGAAATTTCACTGGTGACAGTCTTGATACTGGTTTACTAGCTGCCTCTGCCCCATACTAGCAAAGACTAGGAATGTCATGACTGCTCTACTGCTCACAGAAAACCAGGCATCTCATgggagcagagcagagtggtgGAGAAAAATGCATGTCTCATTTcagcagcattaaaaatatctgttaATTTTAATATCTGAGAATgtcctgttgtgtttttaaaaatcaaaccagCAAACAGAATAAGCGATCTGTCATGCACAGCAGGTGGCATAAATTGTTTTAGCGTCTGACTGTTTTTGTGTGATCATTTGCACTTCTAAATCTAAATTTTGGTTTCAAAATTAGCCGCAAGGAACATGTCATGTTTTCAGAATATTAGGTTTCCAGGTTATAATAGTCTTTGTGGAACTTACAGGCCCGACTGGCATGCCCAGAGCGATACGCAGCTCATCAGACAGATCGCCTGGCTTCTTCTCTTTCAGACGAGTTTCAAACTCCTTAccctgcaaaacacaaaaacactgatcACTATGAGGGCAATTTAAAGCACATTCTGTTCCCTACTGATGTTGGTAATCACAATAAAGCAGCTGAACAAATGAGATTTAACTGGTAAGATGGAACATAGACTGTGGGaaaatgccaaattttaaaaGAGTTTAGGACCTCGTAGTAGAGATCTCCATGGATGGTGAGTTTGGGTTTGATCTGCCATTTGAAGAAGGCGTCGTGGAGCTTCTGATAGTCGATGTCGATCTTTCCCATCTTTGGTCGAactttctccctcattttggtTTTCATAGTTTTGGCGTCTTCCTGTAAttagaagaaaataaataatgtcGGGACAATCACTCCTTATTCTTCTAGATGcagctctgaaatgatgaaCTGTAACTCCACCTTCTCCTGCAGGGCCTCCCTCATCTCCTGGATCCCAGTTTTCTTGATAAACTCTGGCAACTCAAACGGAGGCTTCTCTATGCCTCTCTTTCCCTGCAGATATTTCCGCTTGAAGCACCAGTGACGCGGCACGGGCACCGTGTTCCTGGTGGCCTTCAGGTGGACCAGCAGCTTGGGCTCCTGGGCCGTCACATCGTGCATCTCCACCACATCTGGGCGAGCCACCAGCTGTatcaaagacacagagagaggaccAAGATTAAAACATGCCATAACGAAGTTAACTGTTGCTTTTGTCGCGATTTACCTGTTTGAGCTCGGCCACAGTCAGCCTGTTCATCCTCCTCAGCTTCTTCTTGGAGAGTTTTGGAACATCAGGCCGGATTTCctgcagagaaaagaaacaaattaCATCCAGACTGGccatattttgttctttttgctcAGTTTTCTGAACATTTGTAAAGATTCTAACCTCATCACTGTCGTCACTGTCTTTCCGCTCTTCCTCAAATCCTTTTTTCCGCAGCACAGCCGTCTCCTGCTTCTCTGCTTTCTCTGGCtccttctccttttctttcttcacATCATCAGTGAGCTGGCGAAGAGAAGAAATTGCTGCTTTTAGCACAAAAAAGTTACACTATGACAGCAAATCTAAAATGTGTTGTAGCCACCTTAAACGCTTCAAAGATCCTCTTAAAGAAGATGTAGTTGGGGTCGTAGATCTCTGGCTCCTCTGTGATGTACTCGATCTCCACCTCTGCCtccttgtctttttctttctctttctccttctctttgtCGCCTCCTCCCTCCTTCTTCTGCTCCGCCTGCTCCTTCTTCTCCTGCGCTCGCTTCTGCTTGCTCTTCTTCTTGCGGTTTCTGCGCCTGCGGTTTTTCTGAATTAGAGGAATCCAAAATCAGGCAAATTACCCACCATGAACACTGATTTATGGGGAAAATGTAGCTTTAAGCATTAATTTTGCTTGGATTAGAACATAGGCAGCACAAGCACAAGGcatgtttcttcatttttgggTGAAATATAATTAAGTCACCTTGAATTTGCAGCAATTTATCAATGATTCTCCAGCACAATAAGACAAAGGCTAAAACTAACATCAACTATTGGAATAAAACAAGTATAGCACTGTCATGCCGTGTCTAATCGATACGAGGTAAGACAAAAGGCGTACATCTTTCTTGGATATCTGCCCATCGTCGTCTTCTGTCTCCGACATGACGCCTGCAGACGAGTTCATCTCCATCTCTCCTCCCTCAtcgtcttcctcctctcctgagaGTTAAGAAGGATGAATATGAATTCAAAAATCTGGTTTTAAACTAGAGTATTAgaataataaacaataaaagatGCTGGTGAACTGACCCGTGGGGTCTGTGAGCTGCTCCTGTCTGATCTCCTTCAGCTGCAGGATCTTCTCCAGAGCCTGCGGGATCTTCGGCCCGCTGACGCTCACCTCCTCGTTCTGCCATAACTGTGATCCAagcaaaaataaggaaaatacatcaataaaaatcaacagACTCTTACGTTCACTTTAAATCCGAGTGTGATTTTTGTTATTGTGCACTGCGGCTTCAAACAGCATTACATTTACAttgttttctgttatcttttgtTATAAATTGCAAAACATGAATATAAAATtgatatgagtcaaaataagtTGGGGGcaattttttaaagggaaaagaAGAATCTGACACTTAATACATTGGAGCTCATTTGATATGAATAATAAGGAAAAATTTCCCGCTAACCTCTCTGTTATCTTctcctggaggaggaggaactCTCTGTTTCTGTACTGGCAGCATGCTGACACCAGGGGGCAGCGGCCCACGAGGATCGATACCTGCAGCACAACAGTCTCTAGGTTAGAAAAGTTTTGCATCATGCATTTAAAGCCAGCGCTAAAACA
This genomic stretch from Cheilinus undulatus linkage group 22, ASM1832078v1, whole genome shotgun sequence harbors:
- the sf3b2 gene encoding splicing factor 3B subunit 2 isoform X1; this translates as MASDGPPGTESLPSDLGSAIAGLNTWSHPELQGKLAELGAPNMGPREELIDRLKGYMIQTGILLSKPNDDKPLGPQMPGMPPMPPMPMPPMPPGMGMLHSMSMIPGGPPPPAMHMSMEPPGLPPPGLSQDDQLKMVQQRAAMVLQQEERAKQQGEPRVMDEQDLLEQQKRAAVLLEQERQQEMVKMQQAPGARSMPTVSTIRGIDPRGPLPPGVSMLPVQKQRVPPPPGEDNRELWQNEEVSVSGPKIPQALEKILQLKEIRQEQLTDPTGEEEDDEGGEMEMNSSAGVMSETEDDDGQISKKDKNRRRRNRKKKSKQKRAQEKKEQAEQKKEGGGDKEKEKEKEKDKEAEVEIEYITEEPEIYDPNYIFFKRIFEAFKLTDDVKKEKEKEPEKAEKQETAVLRKKGFEEERKDSDDSDEEIRPDVPKLSKKKLRRMNRLTVAELKQLVARPDVVEMHDVTAQEPKLLVHLKATRNTVPVPRHWCFKRKYLQGKRGIEKPPFELPEFIKKTGIQEMREALQEKEDAKTMKTKMREKVRPKMGKIDIDYQKLHDAFFKWQIKPKLTIHGDLYYEGKEFETRLKEKKPGDLSDELRIALGMPVGPNAHKVPPPWLIAMQRYGPPPSYPNLKIPGLNSPIPENCTFGYHAGGWGKPPVDEMGKPLYGDVFGTNAADFQAKVEEEEVDHTPWGELEPSDEESSEEEEEEESDEEKPDETGFFTPADSGLITPGGFSSVPAGMETPELIELRKKKIEEAMDGNETPQLFTVLPERRTGPVGAAMMASTHIYDVSGAMVGRKTGGGQESQGVEVALAPEELELDPMAMTQKYEEHVREQQAQVEKEDFSDMVAEHAAKQKQKKRKAQPQDTRGGAKKYKEFKF
- the sf3b2 gene encoding splicing factor 3B subunit 2 isoform X2, giving the protein MASDGPPGTESLPSDLGSAIAGLNTWSHPELQGKLAELGAPNMGPREELIDRLKGYMIQTGILLSKPNDDKPLGPQMPGMPPMPPMPMPPMPPGMGMLHSMSMIPGGPPPPAMHMSMEPPGLPPPGLSQDDQLKMVQQRAAMVLQQEERAKQQAAVLLEQERQQEMVKMQQAPGARSMPTVSTIRGIDPRGPLPPGVSMLPVQKQRVPPPPGEDNRELWQNEEVSVSGPKIPQALEKILQLKEIRQEQLTDPTGEEEDDEGGEMEMNSSAGVMSETEDDDGQISKKDKNRRRRNRKKKSKQKRAQEKKEQAEQKKEGGGDKEKEKEKEKDKEAEVEIEYITEEPEIYDPNYIFFKRIFEAFKLTDDVKKEKEKEPEKAEKQETAVLRKKGFEEERKDSDDSDEEIRPDVPKLSKKKLRRMNRLTVAELKQLVARPDVVEMHDVTAQEPKLLVHLKATRNTVPVPRHWCFKRKYLQGKRGIEKPPFELPEFIKKTGIQEMREALQEKEDAKTMKTKMREKVRPKMGKIDIDYQKLHDAFFKWQIKPKLTIHGDLYYEGKEFETRLKEKKPGDLSDELRIALGMPVGPNAHKVPPPWLIAMQRYGPPPSYPNLKIPGLNSPIPENCTFGYHAGGWGKPPVDEMGKPLYGDVFGTNAADFQAKVEEEEVDHTPWGELEPSDEESSEEEEEEESDEEKPDETGFFTPADSGLITPGGFSSVPAGMETPELIELRKKKIEEAMDGNETPQLFTVLPERRTGPVGAAMMASTHIYDVSGAMVGRKTGGGQESQGVEVALAPEELELDPMAMTQKYEEHVREQQAQVEKEDFSDMVAEHAAKQKQKKRKAQPQDTRGGAKKYKEFKF